From a region of the Rhipicephalus microplus isolate Deutch F79 chromosome X, USDA_Rmic, whole genome shotgun sequence genome:
- the LOC119161466 gene encoding uncharacterized protein LOC119161466 isoform X2, translating to MRRNKEDGKSDAGVVPEHVMQLCKSVSDKQLVSKLKKKGKHHSIDMVTAINQAASELSLPGFPRTDTHEILFHVVPFLMLSQQANQTSPLDAAKSLHEQFEEQNSLQSCSEQNTDDIKSAASNTGVPVHQKSSCQNYSSWSDHDEVSPSLLKPELSQSMQLLPPWPKESCEGTHSKRLGVGIENPVQEELADQPKNKHLPSAATNPDKSSQKRRRVSDTRSVHLQHSPQGTERRIVHSVSPVMLHPPKRKRMRFTALQEEALVYGVMKYGRGSWKKIGEHSWFDGRRSSELSDKYRNLEKYGHLPKVKRRVRDKLSAGVNPLKELRAVVDQQRLRRATSPVADELLHGKQSSMSQPKELRGTLPLCGPPDEDSSTTSSDDAFAELSQKQARTGGAVALPKTGCSSPCRQSTSHAHSSPQSRPNSSSKTDVSQEVVPVKYKKKQRRVPFTSLEEQALVAGVMKFGKGNWLRIATEGGFLGRTSTQLSDKYRNLTLYHQFDEIKRIVKSKRERGEDPLEKLRRLSAAHWKR from the coding sequence GAGGAACAAAGAGGATGGCAAATCTGATGCTGGTGTTGTTCCAGAGCATGTCATGCAGCTGTGCAAGAGTGTCTCAGACAAACAGTTGGTCTCAAAGTTAAAAAAGAAGGGCAAGCATCACAGCATCGATATGGTCACTGCCATTAATCAAGCTGCTTCAGAGTTGAGTCTGCCAGGTTTTCCTAGAACTGACACACATGAGATCTTGTTTCACGTGGTTCCATTCCTTATGTTGTCGCAGCAAGCCAACCAAACCAGTCCCTTGGATGCAGCAAAGTCACTGCACGAGCAATTCGAGGAACAAAATTCACTCCAATCGTGTAGCGAGCAAAACACTGATGATATCAAAAGCGCTGCATCAAATACTGGTGTACCTGTGCATCAAAAAAGTTCTTGCCAAAACTACTCTAGTTGGTCTGACCATGATGAAGTTTCGCCATCCCTGTTAAAGCCTGAGCTAAGTCAAAGTATGCAATTATTGCCaccttggccgaaagagtcatgTGAGGGAACACATAGCAAGCGCCTAGGTGTTGGAATTGAAAATCCGGTGCAGGAGGAATTAGCGGACCAGCCAAAAAATAAGCACTTGCCCTCGGCCGCTACAAATCCTGATAAGAGTTCGCAAAAGCGACGCCGTGTGTCTGACACTAGAAGTGTGCATTTGCAGCATTCTCCGCAAGGCACTGAAAGGCGCATTGTCCATTCGGTCAGCCCTGTCATGTTGCATCCTCCAAAGAGGAAAAGGATGCGGTTTACAGCACTGCAAGAAGAAGCACTCGTATATGGAGTTATGAAGTATGGCAGAGGAAGCTGGAAGAAAATCGGTGAACACAGCTGGTTCGATGGGCGCCGTTCATCAGAGCTCAGTGATAAGTACAGAAACTTGGAAAAGTATGGCCATCTTCCAAAAGTCAAGCGACGTGTGCGAGATAAGCTTAGTGCTGGTGTGAATCCTCTGAAGGAACTGCGTGCGGTGGTTGATCAGCAGCGGCTGCGGCGAGCAACCTCACCAGTGGCAGACGAGCTGCTGCATGGCAAGCAGAGTTCTATGAGCCAGCCGAAGGAGTTACGAGGAACTTTGCCACTATGCGGCCCTCCCGACGAGGACAGCTCAACTACATCATCTGATGATGCCTTTGCAGAGCTATCacaaaagcaagccagaactggaGGAGCAGTCGCCTTGCCAAAGACAGGGTGCAGCAGCCCTTGCAGGCAGTCTACATCGCACGCACATTCATCTCCACAAAGCAGACCCAATTCAAGTTCCAAGACGGATGTGTCGCAGGAAGTTGTCCCAGTGAAGTATAAAAAGAAGCAGCGAAGAGTACCCTTCACGTCACTGGAAGAGCAGGCACTCGTGGCTGGAGTTATGAAGTTTGGTAAAGGGAACTGGTTGCGCATAGCGACAGAAGGTGGCTTCCTCGGGAGGACAAGCACTCAGTTAAGTGACAAGTATCGCAACTTGACGCTGTATCACCAGTTCGATGAAATTAAGAGGATCGTGAAATCTAAGCGTGAGAGGGGTGAGGACCCCTTGGAAAAGCTCCGAAGGTTATCAGCTGCTCACTGGAAGCGGTGA
- the LOC119161466 gene encoding uncharacterized protein LOC119161466 isoform X1, translating into MFLYLKRSRVAVESPYMFQVLLANAMPPTLPKALLLWPCLERGSTMRRNKEDGKSDAGVVPEHVMQLCKSVSDKQLVSKLKKKGKHHSIDMVTAINQAASELSLPGFPRTDTHEILFHVVPFLMLSQQANQTSPLDAAKSLHEQFEEQNSLQSCSEQNTDDIKSAASNTGVPVHQKSSCQNYSSWSDHDEVSPSLLKPELSQSMQLLPPWPKESCEGTHSKRLGVGIENPVQEELADQPKNKHLPSAATNPDKSSQKRRRVSDTRSVHLQHSPQGTERRIVHSVSPVMLHPPKRKRMRFTALQEEALVYGVMKYGRGSWKKIGEHSWFDGRRSSELSDKYRNLEKYGHLPKVKRRVRDKLSAGVNPLKELRAVVDQQRLRRATSPVADELLHGKQSSMSQPKELRGTLPLCGPPDEDSSTTSSDDAFAELSQKQARTGGAVALPKTGCSSPCRQSTSHAHSSPQSRPNSSSKTDVSQEVVPVKYKKKQRRVPFTSLEEQALVAGVMKFGKGNWLRIATEGGFLGRTSTQLSDKYRNLTLYHQFDEIKRIVKSKRERGEDPLEKLRRLSAAHWKR; encoded by the coding sequence GAGGAACAAAGAGGATGGCAAATCTGATGCTGGTGTTGTTCCAGAGCATGTCATGCAGCTGTGCAAGAGTGTCTCAGACAAACAGTTGGTCTCAAAGTTAAAAAAGAAGGGCAAGCATCACAGCATCGATATGGTCACTGCCATTAATCAAGCTGCTTCAGAGTTGAGTCTGCCAGGTTTTCCTAGAACTGACACACATGAGATCTTGTTTCACGTGGTTCCATTCCTTATGTTGTCGCAGCAAGCCAACCAAACCAGTCCCTTGGATGCAGCAAAGTCACTGCACGAGCAATTCGAGGAACAAAATTCACTCCAATCGTGTAGCGAGCAAAACACTGATGATATCAAAAGCGCTGCATCAAATACTGGTGTACCTGTGCATCAAAAAAGTTCTTGCCAAAACTACTCTAGTTGGTCTGACCATGATGAAGTTTCGCCATCCCTGTTAAAGCCTGAGCTAAGTCAAAGTATGCAATTATTGCCaccttggccgaaagagtcatgTGAGGGAACACATAGCAAGCGCCTAGGTGTTGGAATTGAAAATCCGGTGCAGGAGGAATTAGCGGACCAGCCAAAAAATAAGCACTTGCCCTCGGCCGCTACAAATCCTGATAAGAGTTCGCAAAAGCGACGCCGTGTGTCTGACACTAGAAGTGTGCATTTGCAGCATTCTCCGCAAGGCACTGAAAGGCGCATTGTCCATTCGGTCAGCCCTGTCATGTTGCATCCTCCAAAGAGGAAAAGGATGCGGTTTACAGCACTGCAAGAAGAAGCACTCGTATATGGAGTTATGAAGTATGGCAGAGGAAGCTGGAAGAAAATCGGTGAACACAGCTGGTTCGATGGGCGCCGTTCATCAGAGCTCAGTGATAAGTACAGAAACTTGGAAAAGTATGGCCATCTTCCAAAAGTCAAGCGACGTGTGCGAGATAAGCTTAGTGCTGGTGTGAATCCTCTGAAGGAACTGCGTGCGGTGGTTGATCAGCAGCGGCTGCGGCGAGCAACCTCACCAGTGGCAGACGAGCTGCTGCATGGCAAGCAGAGTTCTATGAGCCAGCCGAAGGAGTTACGAGGAACTTTGCCACTATGCGGCCCTCCCGACGAGGACAGCTCAACTACATCATCTGATGATGCCTTTGCAGAGCTATCacaaaagcaagccagaactggaGGAGCAGTCGCCTTGCCAAAGACAGGGTGCAGCAGCCCTTGCAGGCAGTCTACATCGCACGCACATTCATCTCCACAAAGCAGACCCAATTCAAGTTCCAAGACGGATGTGTCGCAGGAAGTTGTCCCAGTGAAGTATAAAAAGAAGCAGCGAAGAGTACCCTTCACGTCACTGGAAGAGCAGGCACTCGTGGCTGGAGTTATGAAGTTTGGTAAAGGGAACTGGTTGCGCATAGCGACAGAAGGTGGCTTCCTCGGGAGGACAAGCACTCAGTTAAGTGACAAGTATCGCAACTTGACGCTGTATCACCAGTTCGATGAAATTAAGAGGATCGTGAAATCTAAGCGTGAGAGGGGTGAGGACCCCTTGGAAAAGCTCCGAAGGTTATCAGCTGCTCACTGGAAGCGGTGA